In Zunongwangia profunda SM-A87, the following proteins share a genomic window:
- a CDS encoding IS110 family transposase codes for MFAMEHTGIYGYSLSLFLSEECFNYVIVPGLEIKQSIGMTREKNDKGDAKRIALYSYEKRDRLEPHVPSSESTVKLKRLFSLRERMVKQRAGYKMSLKEQSEILSKTENKLLLKVQKELIKYLTKEIDIIEKEIKTIVTEDEGLKNQYELIT; via the coding sequence ATGTTTGCAATGGAGCATACAGGAATCTACGGTTATAGCTTATCTCTCTTTTTGTCTGAAGAATGCTTTAATTATGTGATTGTCCCTGGATTGGAAATTAAACAATCCATAGGAATGACCAGAGAGAAAAATGACAAAGGAGATGCTAAAAGAATAGCTCTCTATTCTTATGAAAAACGTGATCGATTAGAACCTCATGTTCCAAGTTCAGAGAGTACCGTTAAATTAAAACGATTATTCTCACTACGGGAGCGCATGGTAAAGCAAAGAGCCGGCTATAAAATGAGCTTAAAGGAGCAATCGGAAATACTTTCAAAAACTGAAAATAAATTACTATTAAAAGTTCAAAAAGAGCTGATCAAATATTTAACAAAAGAAATAGATATCATTGAAAAGGAAATAAAAACCATTGTCACTGAAGATGAGGGGCTTAAAAACCAGTACGAGCTAATAACTTAA
- a CDS encoding phosphoketolase family protein — translation MNLSTLKPNTSDITSETLEHINGYWRAANYLSVGQIYLRDNPLLKRPLKKEDIKLMRLGHWGTTPGQNFIYVHLNRIIKKYDLDMVYVSGPGHGGPALVGNTYLEGSYTEIYPEITQDENGLKKLFKQFSFPGGIPSHVSPECPGSFHEGGELGYSLAHSFGAVFDNPNLIAACVVGDGEAETGALAASWHSNKFLNPETDGVVLPILHLNGYKIANPSLLARIPHEELIKLMEGYGWKPYVVEGDEPMQMHRDMSFALDNAMADIKKIKNYTTQEDSQVPRWPMIILKSPKGWTGPKFIDGKPVENHFRSHQVPLSDPIDNDEDFKQLEKWLQSYQIGELFDKNGTLKKVYKELAPQGSRRMGMNPNTNGGLLLKDLLLPDVQDFALPVKSHGDNGPGDTRSVGAFLKEVINLNSKQQNFRLFGPDEILSNRLNEVFDATNRQWNAQTDPNDEFLAPQGRAMEILSEHLCEGWLEGYLLTGRHGLFTSYEAFIHIIDSMFNQHAKWLKVTAELPWRRQLASLNILLASHVWRQDHNGFTHQDPGFIDHVVNKKASIIRVYLPPDANCLLLTMKHCLKSKHYVNVMVAGKHPSPQWLPYDQAILHCSKGIGVWDWASNDQEDQTDIVMACAGDVPTLETLAAVSILRKELPELRIRVINIVDLMKLQSETAHPHGLSDSDFDALFTKDKPVIFAFHAYPWLIHRLTYKRTNHHNFHVHGYQEEGTITTPFDMTVLNKLDRYHLVQDVLKHIPRSESKNDYLQEKMKDMLIKHRNYIEEHGVDMPDVKDWKWDI, via the coding sequence ATGAATCTTTCAACGCTTAAACCAAATACTTCCGACATCACATCAGAAACGCTAGAGCATATAAATGGCTACTGGCGTGCAGCCAATTATCTTTCCGTTGGACAAATATATCTACGCGACAATCCACTATTAAAGCGACCTTTAAAAAAAGAGGACATTAAATTAATGCGATTGGGACACTGGGGAACTACTCCTGGTCAGAATTTCATTTATGTCCACCTCAATCGTATAATAAAAAAATATGATTTAGATATGGTTTACGTCTCCGGTCCTGGTCACGGAGGGCCTGCTTTAGTTGGGAACACTTATCTGGAAGGAAGTTATACAGAAATATATCCTGAAATCACTCAGGATGAAAATGGATTGAAAAAATTATTTAAGCAGTTTTCTTTTCCAGGGGGGATTCCAAGTCATGTTTCTCCAGAATGCCCTGGTTCGTTCCACGAAGGAGGCGAATTAGGTTACTCCCTTGCACATAGTTTCGGTGCTGTATTCGACAATCCGAACCTGATAGCTGCATGTGTGGTAGGAGATGGTGAAGCGGAAACCGGTGCTTTAGCAGCCTCCTGGCATTCTAACAAATTTTTAAACCCGGAGACTGATGGTGTAGTACTACCCATTCTACATTTAAATGGTTATAAAATAGCCAATCCTAGTCTTTTAGCCAGAATACCTCATGAGGAACTTATAAAGCTCATGGAGGGATACGGTTGGAAACCTTATGTAGTGGAAGGAGATGAGCCGATGCAGATGCATAGAGATATGTCTTTCGCACTGGACAATGCAATGGCTGATATTAAAAAAATTAAGAATTATACCACCCAAGAAGATTCGCAAGTTCCACGGTGGCCAATGATCATATTAAAATCTCCTAAAGGATGGACAGGGCCGAAATTCATTGATGGAAAACCTGTAGAAAATCATTTTAGGTCACATCAGGTACCACTTTCGGATCCTATTGATAACGATGAGGATTTTAAACAACTAGAAAAGTGGTTACAAAGTTATCAGATCGGAGAACTTTTTGATAAAAACGGAACCCTAAAAAAAGTGTATAAGGAACTTGCTCCTCAAGGTAGCCGGCGCATGGGAATGAATCCTAATACCAATGGAGGTTTACTTCTCAAAGATCTTCTTCTTCCTGATGTGCAAGACTTCGCCTTACCTGTAAAATCTCACGGAGATAACGGACCTGGGGATACTAGAAGTGTAGGAGCTTTTTTAAAAGAGGTCATTAATTTAAATTCAAAGCAGCAGAATTTCAGACTCTTTGGTCCGGATGAAATTCTGTCAAACCGACTAAATGAAGTGTTTGATGCTACTAATAGGCAATGGAATGCGCAAACAGATCCTAACGATGAATTTTTGGCTCCTCAGGGACGAGCTATGGAAATATTGAGTGAGCATTTATGTGAGGGTTGGCTGGAAGGATATTTACTTACCGGAAGGCATGGTTTATTCACGTCATACGAGGCCTTTATACATATTATCGACTCGATGTTTAATCAACATGCAAAGTGGTTAAAGGTTACTGCAGAGCTCCCCTGGAGACGACAACTTGCATCACTTAATATTTTACTTGCTTCTCATGTCTGGCGGCAGGATCATAATGGATTCACTCATCAGGATCCAGGATTTATAGACCATGTTGTCAACAAAAAAGCCTCAATTATTAGGGTATACCTCCCGCCAGATGCTAACTGTCTACTATTAACTATGAAACATTGTTTGAAGAGTAAGCATTATGTCAATGTTATGGTAGCCGGTAAACATCCTTCACCCCAATGGCTTCCTTATGACCAGGCTATTTTACATTGCAGTAAAGGCATTGGTGTCTGGGATTGGGCCAGTAACGATCAAGAGGATCAAACCGATATCGTTATGGCTTGTGCCGGTGATGTACCTACTTTGGAAACTCTAGCTGCCGTATCCATCCTTCGTAAAGAACTTCCGGAGTTACGCATCCGGGTAATTAATATCGTAGATCTTATGAAGTTACAGTCGGAAACCGCCCATCCCCATGGGCTATCCGACTCGGATTTTGATGCATTATTCACCAAAGACAAACCGGTCATATTTGCATTTCATGCGTATCCCTGGCTGATCCACCGACTAACCTACAAACGTACCAATCATCATAATTTTCATGTCCATGGATATCAGGAAGAAGGAACAATCACCACACCTTTTGATATGACAGTACTCAATAAACTAGATCGATATCATCTGGTTCAAGATGTGTTAAAACATATTCCTAGGTCAGAATCCAAAAATGACTACCTGCAAGAAAAAATGAAAGATATGTTAATTAAACATCGGAATTACATTGAAGAGCATGGCGTTGATATGCCTGATGTCAAGGACTGGAAATGGGATATATGA
- a CDS encoding YqaE/Pmp3 family membrane protein, producing MKLLTVILNVLLPPLSVYLKYGANKKFLINLILTLIGWVPGMIHAFIITDRYVKEIRDSENNVK from the coding sequence ATGAAATTGTTAACTGTAATTTTAAACGTTTTGTTACCTCCCCTTTCAGTATATTTAAAATATGGAGCGAATAAAAAGTTCCTAATAAATCTAATACTAACACTAATTGGTTGGGTACCAGGAATGATTCATGCTTTTATAATCACAGATAGGTATGTAAAAGAAATTAGGGACAGTGAAAACAATGTAAAGTAA
- a CDS encoding helix-turn-helix transcriptional regulator codes for MEFKLRDAFLDVKAKKEFYHKGFYSLKIADLFRENEEFKVSNFIRRIFLEALTMKMLAYELEKYEDELKTDKQQRILTHYEVRAIKKAANYIEDHISRNPSLEELSRYAGLNKNKLQYGFQLLFHTSVHTYLRETRLKKTLLLNTNLSISEISSYFFSRIFKEKYEMSPIKFRKINRKP; via the coding sequence GTGGAATTTAAATTGAGAGATGCCTTTTTAGATGTAAAGGCAAAAAAGGAATTTTACCATAAAGGCTTTTATTCTCTTAAGATTGCTGATTTATTCCGGGAGAATGAGGAATTTAAAGTAAGTAATTTTATCCGGAGGATTTTTCTAGAAGCATTGACAATGAAAATGCTTGCCTATGAGTTGGAGAAGTATGAAGATGAACTCAAGACAGATAAGCAGCAACGAATATTAACTCATTATGAAGTTAGAGCTATAAAAAAGGCAGCTAATTATATTGAAGATCATATATCGAGGAACCCGAGTTTAGAGGAATTAAGCCGATATGCAGGATTGAATAAGAATAAGCTTCAATATGGTTTTCAATTATTATTTCATACAAGTGTACATACTTATTTAAGGGAAACAAGGTTAAAGAAAACCCTGTTACTTAATACCAATTTGAGTATCAGTGAAATTTCTAGTTATTTTTTTTCCAGAATTTTTAAAGAAAAATACGAAATGTCTCCGATAAAATTTCGTAAGATCAATCGTAAACCTTAG
- a CDS encoding DNA polymerase ligase N-terminal domain-containing protein, translating to MKESDYDKKRDFSKTQEPQGGQFKKKNGEPIFVIQKHEATNLHYDFRLEINGTLKSWSVPKGPSVDTRENNINALKVYFLYALLITLKDML from the coding sequence ATGAAAGAGAGTGATTATGATAAGAAAAGGGATTTTTCCAAAACCCAGGAACCTCAAGGCGGTCAATTCAAAAAAAAGAATGGTGAACCTATTTTTGTGATTCAAAAACACGAGGCTACCAATTTACATTATGATTTTCGCCTGGAAATTAACGGTACGCTAAAATCCTGGTCTGTTCCCAAGGGCCCAAGTGTAGATACCCGGGAGAATAATATAAATGCTTTAAAGGTTTATTTCTTATATGCACTCCTGATAACACTGAAAGATATGCTTTAA
- a CDS encoding sensor histidine kinase codes for MIRFNEAIDEAWMISLDHFQQKLDQSKNWFLGVLGHDLRNPISAVYGAQAILKLSQNLSEKEKGILQRSDFSLKRMTELINNLLEFTELNLGRGVVINRSLIDLSEHSEKIVQEIQLAYPKIDITIDTTDNIKGKWDASRLEQMMTNLITNAIHHGEPGSPVKVNLNSKEGQALFSVHNQGTPIPEGIKDKIFTDRFTNNNEDTTKEKNYGLGLYIVKEIVEGHEGKIELTSTQEEGTTFTVALPIH; via the coding sequence ATGATACGATTTAATGAAGCAATTGACGAAGCATGGATGATCTCCTTGGATCATTTTCAACAGAAGCTCGACCAAAGCAAGAATTGGTTTCTTGGAGTATTGGGGCATGATTTGCGCAATCCTATTTCAGCTGTTTATGGCGCACAAGCAATCCTGAAATTATCTCAAAATCTTTCTGAAAAAGAAAAAGGAATTCTTCAGAGATCAGATTTCAGCCTTAAGCGCATGACAGAACTCATAAATAACCTTCTTGAGTTTACGGAACTAAACCTGGGAAGGGGCGTGGTCATCAACAGGAGCTTAATTGATCTTTCAGAACATAGTGAAAAAATCGTCCAAGAAATCCAATTGGCATACCCCAAGATTGACATCACGATAGACACCACAGATAACATAAAAGGAAAGTGGGATGCATCCAGGCTCGAACAAATGATGACGAACCTAATCACCAATGCGATTCACCACGGGGAACCGGGAAGCCCTGTAAAAGTAAACCTTAATTCTAAAGAGGGGCAGGCACTTTTTAGCGTTCATAATCAAGGCACTCCTATACCGGAAGGTATTAAGGACAAAATTTTCACCGATAGGTTTACCAATAATAACGAAGACACAACAAAAGAGAAAAATTACGGCCTTGGCCTGTACATTGTCAAAGAAATAGTAGAGGGACACGAGGGAAAAATTGAACTGACCAGCACTCAAGAAGAAGGCACCACTTTTACTGTAGCGCTTCCAATACATTAA
- a CDS encoding aldo/keto reductase yields the protein MKSKTSEGDINFLDTADYYGKDVTNRLIAEALHPNKKDLVICTKVGASRGVDKSWNVYDKPENLRASIDNNLKTLKIEQIQLVHFRVMPRTTTPFEESLKAMFEMQKEGKIMEVGVSNVTTEELNPALSIGKVASVENAFSYVQRTSFFSIWSRY from the coding sequence ATTAAAAGCAAAACTTCTGAAGGTGATATTAATTTTCTGGACACAGCTGATTATTATGGAAAAGATGTAACCAATCGACTTATCGCAGAAGCCTTGCATCCTAATAAGAAAGATCTGGTTATTTGTACCAAAGTTGGAGCAAGCAGAGGGGTAGATAAAAGTTGGAACGTTTACGACAAACCTGAAAATTTACGGGCAAGCATCGATAATAATTTAAAGACCTTAAAAATTGAACAAATTCAATTAGTACATTTTCGCGTAATGCCTCGGACTACCACTCCTTTTGAGGAATCATTGAAGGCTATGTTCGAAATGCAAAAAGAGGGAAAAATTATGGAAGTAGGTGTAAGTAATGTTACCACGGAAGAATTAAATCCAGCCCTATCTATTGGGAAGGTGGCAAGTGTTGAAAATGCATTCAGTTATGTACAACGTACGAGTTTTTTCAGTATTTGGTCAAGATATTAG
- a CDS encoding YciE/YciF ferroxidase family protein, whose translation MKNLKDLFEHQLKDLYSAETQLVSALPNMVTHAKSAKLKKAFEEHLKETQHHQERLKDICEDMGIKPTGEVCNAMKGLITEAEKFLEEEVENDSVRDAGIIADAQRIEHYEISGYGTLVRYAKELGYTNIAEKLDKTLQEEYSADEKLNSLATNQINKEAE comes from the coding sequence ATGAAAAACTTAAAAGACCTGTTTGAACATCAACTGAAAGATCTTTATAGCGCAGAAACTCAACTTGTGTCCGCATTACCTAACATGGTCACACACGCCAAGTCAGCAAAACTTAAAAAAGCTTTTGAAGAACATCTAAAAGAAACCCAACATCACCAGGAACGCTTAAAAGATATATGCGAGGATATGGGAATTAAGCCTACCGGAGAAGTTTGTAATGCAATGAAAGGCTTGATTACAGAGGCAGAAAAATTTCTTGAAGAAGAAGTTGAAAATGATTCTGTTCGTGATGCCGGAATAATAGCAGATGCCCAAAGAATTGAGCATTACGAAATTTCGGGCTACGGTACTTTGGTTCGATACGCAAAAGAACTGGGCTATACCAATATTGCTGAAAAATTAGACAAGACCCTTCAGGAAGAATATTCTGCCGATGAGAAATTGAACAGCCTGGCAACCAACCAAATCAACAAAGAAGCGGAGTGA
- a CDS encoding helix-turn-helix transcriptional regulator, whose product MGLNCNKLQLEFKELYGQSVNGYIRAVKMKKAKELLEESIMNLSQITHAIGIASPSYFRRLFKEFYQITPSEYRKRRDQKLKGKQHQYECH is encoded by the coding sequence GTGGGTTTAAACTGTAATAAGTTGCAATTAGAATTTAAAGAATTATATGGTCAAAGCGTCAATGGGTATATAAGAGCTGTAAAAATGAAAAAAGCGAAGGAATTGCTTGAAGAAAGTATAATGAATTTATCGCAGATTACACATGCGATAGGGATTGCAAGTCCAAGTTATTTTCGTAGATTGTTTAAAGAGTTTTATCAAATAACACCATCAGAATATAGAAAAAGAAGAGACCAGAAATTAAAGGGAAAACAACACCAATATGAATGTCATTGA
- a CDS encoding cyclic nucleotide-binding domain-containing protein codes for MNKIFHNALMKKMDRRSSLVSEDATTRYLIFLEKFPNLVDRTPLSYIASYLGIT; via the coding sequence ATGAATAAGATATTCCATAATGCCCTGATGAAGAAAATGGACAGAAGAAGTTCCTTAGTTTCTGAAGATGCCACCACACGTTATCTTATATTCTTAGAAAAATTCCCTAACCTTGTTGATCGGACTCCTCTTTCTTATATAGCTTCTTATCTGGGGATTACATAA
- a CDS encoding DUF4138 domain-containing protein, which translates to MQFYKEQAYLLMELSNYSKVSFIPGNLHASLQTKKQGKRHSMQRQNLNLVRQMNIPDILRPGETKRFVLMLSKFTIPEKWVLNVSVQEQNGRRHLGVLSPSF; encoded by the coding sequence GTGCAGTTTTATAAAGAACAGGCCTATCTGTTAATGGAACTTTCCAATTATTCGAAAGTGAGCTTTATACCGGGAAACTTACATGCGTCCTTGCAGACGAAAAAGCAAGGAAAGCGGCACTCCATGCAACGTCAGAATTTAAACCTTGTTCGTCAAATGAATATACCGGATATTTTAAGACCAGGGGAAACCAAAAGATTTGTGCTCATGCTTTCAAAATTTACAATTCCTGAAAAGTGGGTGTTGAATGTATCCGTTCAAGAGCAAAATGGTCGCAGACATTTAGGGGTTTTATCTCCCAGTTTTTAA
- a CDS encoding DUF2267 domain-containing protein: MKRDNNFENFAHEAQQYFDHLAGDLEHPQEKVRVIKVWKAVLHSIRDRIHFGEAFQFMQPLPTILKGMYAENWEYLEQPKYDYKTLEEMKTQVKQLQNELGEDEFPWKKSTEEIIAITLLSLRNYLPENKLSKIKNQLPKEIQQYL, encoded by the coding sequence AAAATTTTGCACATGAAGCCCAGCAATATTTTGACCATCTGGCAGGAGACCTGGAACATCCACAGGAGAAAGTTCGCGTTATAAAAGTGTGGAAAGCTGTACTTCACAGTATAAGGGATCGTATCCACTTTGGTGAAGCCTTTCAGTTTATGCAACCACTCCCGACTATATTAAAGGGAATGTATGCTGAAAATTGGGAATATTTAGAACAACCAAAGTATGATTATAAAACTTTGGAAGAGATGAAAACTCAAGTCAAACAATTACAAAATGAATTAGGCGAAGACGAATTTCCATGGAAAAAATCCACTGAGGAGATTATTGCAATTACCCTACTTTCTCTTCGAAATTACTTACCTGAGAATAAACTAAGCAAAATTAAAAATCAGCTTCCAAAGGAAATACAGCAATATCTATAA
- a CDS encoding YciE/YciF ferroxidase family protein, translated as MKNLKDLFEHQLRDLYSAESQLISALPTMVKQANTPNLKKAFEMHLKETQEHQIRLKDVCEDLGISPTGEVCNAMKGLIKEAKEFLEENVENEFVRDAGIIADAQRIEHYEIAGYGTVLRFAKELGYTVIAEKLNKTLQEEYAADEKLNSLATNQINRKAD; from the coding sequence ATGAAGAATCTAAAAGATTTATTTGAACATCAGTTGAGAGATTTATATAGTGCGGAAAGCCAATTAATTTCAGCATTACCCACTATGGTTAAGCAGGCAAATACGCCCAATCTGAAAAAAGCTTTTGAAATGCATTTAAAGGAAACGCAAGAGCATCAAATACGCTTAAAGGATGTTTGTGAAGATTTGGGAATATCTCCAACTGGAGAAGTTTGTAATGCCATGAAAGGATTAATAAAAGAAGCTAAGGAATTTTTAGAAGAAAATGTTGAAAATGAGTTTGTACGTGATGCAGGAATTATAGCTGATGCACAGCGCATTGAGCATTATGAGATTGCGGGATATGGCACTGTGCTAAGATTTGCGAAGGAATTAGGGTATACAGTTATAGCCGAAAAACTGAATAAGACTCTCCAGGAGGAATATGCAGCCGATGAAAAATTGAACAGTCTAGCAACTAACCAAATCAATAGGAAGGCTGACTAA
- a CDS encoding YqaE/Pmp3 family membrane protein, translating to MKLTMVILNVILPPVAVYIKYGAKKEFLVNLLLTFLGWIPGVIHAFIINDEYVKLFRKS from the coding sequence ATGAAATTGACAATGGTTATTTTAAACGTTATTTTACCTCCGGTAGCCGTTTATATTAAGTATGGAGCTAAAAAGGAGTTTTTAGTCAATTTATTATTAACCTTTCTTGGTTGGATACCCGGAGTAATACATGCTTTTATCATAAATGATGAATATGTAAAGCTGTTTCGAAAAAGCTAA
- a CDS encoding site-specific integrase → MSSNAKIVLRKKPNSKGLYPLAVRITKNRRSTYQYIGHYIDIEDWDEKNIRVRKSNSNADSLNKLLSQELSNANKALIDLQSEHKDASANQIKKEIYASGNSATFFELAQEHLDELEIAEKLNRLSTDSALVSYIIKFNKSKQLAFQEINERFLKKLMIYLKAKHELSETSVMNILVLIRLLFNRAIKLKIVSRELYPFGGDKIKIKFPETSKVGLNIIEVRAIEALENLTLSEIHTRNVWLFSFNFAGMRVTDVLWTKWSDIYDKRLHYRMNKNSKLLSLKIPDKVFKILDYYKEDKRYATDFVFPELKKANLDDAKDVYNKRKTATKKFNDNLKSIAKKAKIDKKITMHIARHTFGNIAGDTIHPFMLQKLYRHSDLKTTLNYQANFIHKEADDALDSVVNF, encoded by the coding sequence ATGTCATCAAACGCAAAGATAGTTCTACGTAAAAAACCAAACAGTAAAGGGCTTTACCCATTAGCTGTTCGAATTACAAAAAATCGTCGTTCAACATATCAATATATAGGTCATTATATTGACATAGAGGATTGGGACGAAAAAAATATTCGAGTAAGAAAGTCTAATTCAAATGCTGATAGTTTAAACAAGTTGCTATCACAGGAACTCTCGAACGCCAATAAAGCACTTATTGACTTACAATCCGAGCATAAAGATGCATCTGCCAACCAAATCAAAAAAGAGATATATGCCTCGGGAAACTCTGCTACCTTTTTTGAACTAGCACAAGAGCATCTGGACGAATTGGAAATCGCCGAAAAATTAAACCGCTTATCTACGGATAGTGCTTTGGTTAGCTATATCATAAAGTTTAATAAATCAAAACAGTTGGCTTTTCAGGAAATTAACGAACGCTTCCTAAAAAAGCTGATGATATATTTGAAAGCCAAACACGAACTTTCAGAAACATCAGTAATGAACATCTTAGTCCTCATTAGGTTGTTGTTCAACAGAGCTATTAAGCTCAAAATAGTTAGTAGGGAATTATATCCTTTTGGTGGTGACAAGATTAAAATTAAGTTTCCAGAAACAAGCAAAGTCGGGTTGAATATTATTGAAGTAAGAGCCATAGAAGCTCTTGAGAATTTAACTTTGAGTGAAATACACACTCGAAATGTCTGGCTCTTTAGTTTTAATTTTGCCGGAATGCGAGTTACCGATGTATTGTGGACAAAGTGGTCTGACATATACGACAAAAGGTTGCATTATAGAATGAACAAAAACTCAAAATTACTATCATTAAAAATTCCAGATAAGGTTTTCAAAATTTTAGATTATTACAAAGAAGACAAAAGATATGCAACCGATTTTGTTTTTCCCGAATTGAAAAAAGCGAATCTCGATGATGCAAAAGATGTCTATAACAAGAGAAAGACAGCTACCAAGAAATTTAATGACAACTTAAAATCTATAGCTAAAAAGGCGAAAATTGATAAGAAAATTACAATGCATATTGCGAGGCATACCTTTGGCAATATTGCTGGTGATACCATCCATCCCTTTATGCTGCAAAAATTGTATCGTCATAGCGATTTAAAAACCACATTGAACTATCAAGCTAATTTTATTCACAAAGAAGCAGATGATGCTTTGGATAGTGTGGTAAATTTTTGA
- a CDS encoding IS110 family transposase, with protein MKGVGKQTALYMIVFTEGFKKFDSWRKFASYCGIATFPNTSGSSIRGRTTVSHLANKKLKSLLDLCAKSTIQYNEEMKLYYQKRVGLGNNKMSTLNIIRNKILARIFAVINRNSPYVDLMKYAAN; from the coding sequence ATAAAAGGAGTAGGAAAACAAACCGCGCTTTATATGATTGTATTTACAGAGGGCTTTAAAAAGTTTGACAGTTGGAGGAAATTCGCCTCTTATTGCGGAATAGCTACTTTCCCTAATACTTCAGGTTCAAGTATTAGAGGAAGAACCACAGTAAGCCATTTAGCAAATAAAAAACTAAAAAGTTTATTGGACTTATGTGCTAAGTCTACTATCCAATACAATGAAGAGATGAAATTGTACTATCAAAAAAGAGTCGGTTTGGGAAATAATAAAATGTCCACATTAAACATTATCAGAAATAAAATATTAGCTAGGATCTTTGCCGTTATTAATAGGAATTCTCCTTATGTAGATTTAATGAAATATGCAGCAAATTAG
- a CDS encoding cytochrome P450 — MVEESSIGFWFKGYDYFLDQFNATKNNVLKRRLLFKKYYILRGEEATALFYDQERFSRHKATPKRFKKTLFGLNGVQGLDGEQHKARKQLFMHCMNVDSLNQLNTYFDEAWFEAVEDWKAKNTINYFDEMERILFKCACKWIGLPFTKKDIVNQVPRISRMISSAGKIGIQHWRGRSARKATENWVKSLIKNYRNKKKNSDTIFDHFIGYKNPKGKHLPDQIVAVEILNLLRPIVAVARYMTFNLKALEDYPSYKEKLRENYEEYGENFIQEVRRFYPFFPVISGRIRKNFEFKGHKFTKGQRVLLDLYATNHYAKLWKAPERFYPERFMNAQISPFNLIPQGGGDHYKNHRCAGEWITINLMKRNLYFLIYDINYTVKSKNLRIKKNQFPPLPANGIKISKITKLRLME; from the coding sequence ATGGTAGAAGAAAGCAGTATAGGATTTTGGTTTAAGGGATACGACTATTTTCTGGACCAGTTTAATGCCACTAAAAATAATGTCTTAAAACGCAGACTTTTATTCAAAAAATATTATATCCTGCGTGGGGAAGAAGCAACTGCTTTATTCTATGACCAAGAAAGATTTTCCCGTCACAAGGCCACCCCAAAACGATTTAAAAAAACACTTTTCGGCCTTAATGGTGTGCAGGGATTAGATGGGGAACAGCATAAAGCCCGAAAACAGTTATTTATGCACTGTATGAATGTAGATTCGCTAAATCAGTTAAACACCTATTTTGATGAGGCTTGGTTTGAAGCTGTCGAAGACTGGAAAGCAAAAAATACGATAAACTATTTTGATGAGATGGAGCGCATACTATTCAAATGCGCATGTAAATGGATAGGCCTTCCCTTTACAAAAAAAGATATAGTTAATCAGGTTCCCAGGATTTCCAGAATGATTAGTTCGGCCGGGAAAATAGGCATACAGCACTGGCGAGGAAGGAGCGCTAGAAAAGCAACAGAGAATTGGGTAAAGTCATTGATTAAAAACTATAGAAATAAGAAAAAAAATAGTGACACTATATTCGATCATTTTATTGGTTACAAAAATCCAAAAGGAAAACATTTACCTGATCAAATAGTAGCGGTAGAGATACTAAACCTGTTAAGACCAATAGTAGCCGTTGCCAGATACATGACCTTCAACTTAAAGGCTTTAGAAGATTATCCCTCTTATAAAGAAAAACTTAGAGAGAATTACGAAGAATACGGGGAAAATTTCATTCAGGAAGTTAGGCGTTTCTATCCTTTTTTTCCAGTTATTTCAGGCCGTATCCGTAAAAATTTTGAATTTAAAGGTCATAAATTTACGAAAGGGCAGCGTGTGTTATTGGATCTTTACGCTACCAACCACTACGCAAAATTATGGAAAGCCCCTGAGCGATTTTACCCGGAAAGATTTATGAATGCTCAAATTTCACCATTTAATTTAATCCCTCAAGGAGGAGGGGATCATTACAAAAACCATCGATGCGCCGGTGAATGGATTACTATTAATTTAATGAAGCGCAATCTTTACTTTTTAATTTATGATATTAATTACACGGTGAAAAGTAAAAATTTGAGAATTAAAAAAAATCAGTTTCCCCCATTACCGGCCAATGGGATTAAAATTTCGAAAATAACGAAATTAAGATTGATGGAATAA